One part of the Parasphingorhabdus sp. SCSIO 66989 genome encodes these proteins:
- a CDS encoding proprotein convertase P-domain-containing protein, with the protein MARAKIAKFSAVAAWLLALLCLFSGAAQAQTTSYVNSTDGTINGSTSCAAPLVRNFSVADSFTVIDVDIGVYAQHTWRGDLRITLQSPSGTRVRLVNGNTNAINGDNFNVRLNDEGTQTVNTDGNGSNHSTATPPPFQHDFTPNNPLTAFDGQNSAGTWRLEICDLFTSDDDGNFRHAELYLTQQPTNFADLSLNKTVSNTSPASGSQVTYSLTVSSASASTNTANGVQVGDALPTGINFVSATGTGSYNPTSGIWTVGSLAPGASATINIVANVNATPGATVTNRAEIIASSLADIDSTAGNGSTNEDDDDSASFTVQGTRTAGTPPPLICPAGTSRFSWAGRTWSAGSLNNSYALAGFGTINFAITNDGTFLNNATFGGQSPTLQSIVHGGSPGQIQLLQLTDMNNASDEVVTTITLPTAVDGAQFTMADVDYNANQFADRITVTGQYQGATVNPTLTNGVSNYVVGNSAFGDGGADSDSADGNITITFNGPVDTIIIRYGNHDLNLPTNPGQQGVTLRDIDLCDPVANISVTKISQVLNDEVNTENPKAIPGATMRYCILVSNSGSATAENISASDSIPTAVTYVPGSLQTGSGCNSGITGEDEDASGADETDPYGAAFDAAASAKGTITGTANALGPNSNLAIIFNVVID; encoded by the coding sequence GTGGCCCGCGCAAAAATTGCGAAGTTCAGCGCAGTCGCGGCATGGCTGTTGGCGTTGCTGTGCCTGTTTTCCGGCGCTGCACAGGCGCAAACCACCAGCTATGTCAATTCCACCGATGGCACGATCAATGGCAGTACCAGCTGTGCCGCACCCTTGGTGCGCAATTTCAGTGTCGCCGACAGTTTCACGGTTATCGATGTCGATATCGGTGTCTATGCGCAACATACTTGGCGCGGCGACCTTCGCATCACGCTGCAATCGCCATCGGGCACCCGGGTTCGTTTGGTCAACGGCAATACCAACGCGATCAATGGCGATAATTTCAATGTGCGGCTGAACGATGAAGGCACGCAGACGGTGAATACCGATGGCAATGGTTCCAACCATTCCACCGCAACGCCACCACCATTTCAGCATGATTTCACCCCGAACAACCCGCTGACTGCCTTTGATGGCCAGAACAGCGCCGGCACCTGGCGGCTGGAAATCTGCGATCTGTTTACATCAGATGACGACGGCAATTTCCGCCATGCCGAGCTTTATCTGACCCAGCAGCCAACCAATTTTGCCGATCTGTCGCTTAATAAAACGGTCAGCAACACCAGTCCCGCCAGCGGCAGCCAAGTGACCTATAGCCTGACCGTCAGCAGTGCCTCTGCATCGACCAATACTGCCAATGGCGTGCAGGTTGGTGACGCCCTGCCGACCGGCATCAACTTTGTCAGCGCCACCGGCACCGGGAGCTATAACCCGACCAGCGGCATCTGGACCGTCGGCAGCCTCGCACCCGGTGCTTCGGCGACAATCAACATCGTCGCCAATGTCAACGCCACACCCGGGGCAACGGTAACCAACAGGGCAGAAATCATCGCGTCTTCGCTGGCCGATATCGACTCAACCGCCGGTAATGGCTCGACCAATGAGGATGATGATGATTCTGCCTCGTTCACGGTACAGGGAACGCGCACAGCTGGAACCCCGCCACCGCTCATCTGTCCGGCAGGAACCAGCCGTTTCTCCTGGGCCGGTCGTACCTGGTCGGCAGGCAGCCTCAATAACAGCTACGCGCTCGCCGGGTTCGGCACCATCAACTTCGCCATCACCAATGACGGCACGTTTCTCAACAACGCCACTTTCGGCGGTCAATCACCGACGCTGCAGTCCATCGTCCATGGCGGTTCACCCGGACAGATACAGCTTCTTCAGCTTACGGACATGAACAACGCGTCCGATGAGGTGGTTACGACCATCACATTGCCCACTGCTGTTGATGGCGCGCAATTCACAATGGCCGACGTGGACTATAATGCGAACCAATTCGCCGACAGGATCACCGTCACCGGTCAGTATCAAGGCGCAACAGTCAATCCGACACTCACCAACGGGGTGAGCAATTATGTCGTTGGCAACAGTGCCTTTGGCGATGGCGGCGCAGACAGTGACAGCGCCGATGGCAATATTACCATCACTTTCAACGGCCCGGTTGATACGATCATCATTCGCTATGGCAATCATGATCTCAACCTTCCGACTAACCCGGGGCAGCAGGGCGTCACCCTGCGGGACATTGATCTGTGCGATCCGGTCGCCAACATATCGGTTACCAAAATTTCCCAGGTTCTGAACGATGAGGTCAATACCGAAAACCCCAAGGCCATTCCCGGCGCGACCATGCGCTACTGCATTCTTGTCAGCAATAGCGGCAGCGCCACAGCAGAGAATATCTCTGCCAGCGACTCCATTCCCACCGCCGTCACCTATGTACCGGGCTCATTGCAGACCGGCAGCGGATGCAATTCCGGGATCACCGGCGAAGATGAAGATGCCAGCGGCGCCGATGAGACCGATCCCTATGGCGCCGCATTCGACGCAGCGGCATCAGCCAAGGGCACGATTACAGGCACCGCCAATGCGCTTGGCCCCAATAGCAATCTCGCGATCATCTTCAATGTGGTCATCGACTGA
- a CDS encoding energy transducer TonB has translation MTFFMLTSILLLAAAQPVEDADDTSEETETTEDTEAAEELPSQVMLSWTPGEVSCSATPVRPATMQRPYGNVIARPSSEVFPVIYTFEIDESGRTVSIRRISERRRRIMGQDIAPALAASRFAPGAPHNDCTIIYRPQISELAEAELSDLMRYAVVPLSVPLPEAARARLYNQGDCHDTPRPEPQRRLFPNFRAMPRTAGVRDWIMISYDIDDSGRTQNVTLMDSTGNAALDSDALEAVDGSRYYDGPKQECRYSYWLGAATMPPPPSPTEEEYRPDDATCPVNHEWATKPALRYPTAYNRRAIEGWAFITYDIAESGELENISVADSQPSEDFGVQASAIMRSAKAKAGEVFTGCVLKTRFRMPES, from the coding sequence ATGACCTTCTTTATGCTCACTTCAATCCTGCTTCTGGCCGCTGCCCAGCCGGTTGAGGATGCCGACGACACCAGCGAAGAAACCGAAACCACCGAAGACACCGAAGCAGCCGAGGAGCTGCCATCTCAGGTGATGCTCAGCTGGACGCCGGGTGAGGTAAGCTGCAGCGCCACTCCGGTGCGTCCAGCCACTATGCAGCGGCCCTATGGTAACGTCATTGCGCGCCCATCATCAGAGGTGTTTCCGGTCATTTACACCTTCGAGATTGACGAAAGCGGGCGCACGGTGAGCATAAGGAGGATATCCGAGAGGCGCAGACGCATTATGGGGCAGGACATCGCGCCTGCATTGGCGGCATCGCGCTTTGCGCCCGGTGCTCCGCATAATGATTGCACTATCATTTATCGACCGCAGATCAGCGAGTTAGCCGAGGCAGAGCTGTCTGACCTGATGCGCTATGCGGTTGTTCCTCTTTCGGTACCATTACCGGAAGCAGCGCGGGCGCGCTTGTATAACCAGGGCGATTGCCACGATACGCCGCGGCCCGAGCCGCAAAGGCGTCTCTTCCCGAATTTTCGTGCGATGCCAAGAACGGCTGGCGTGCGCGACTGGATCATGATCAGCTATGATATTGATGACTCTGGTCGCACCCAGAACGTCACGCTAATGGACAGCACTGGCAATGCCGCGCTCGATAGCGATGCTTTGGAGGCGGTAGATGGCAGCCGTTACTATGACGGGCCGAAACAGGAGTGCCGCTATAGCTATTGGCTCGGCGCGGCGACCATGCCGCCACCACCTTCGCCGACAGAAGAAGAATATCGTCCCGATGATGCCACCTGTCCGGTCAATCATGAATGGGCAACAAAACCGGCCCTGCGCTATCCCACAGCCTATAATCGCCGTGCGATAGAGGGCTGGGCGTTTATCACCTATGATATTGCCGAGTCAGGCGAGCTAGAGAATATCAGCGTTGCCGACAGCCAGCCGAGCGAGGATTTCGGCGTGCAGGCCAGCGCCATCATGCGGAGCGCCAAGGCAAAGGCTGGTGAGGTGTTCACCGGCTGTGTGCTCAAGACGCGGTTTCGTATGCCAGAGAGTTAG
- the smc gene encoding chromosome segregation protein SMC → MLIKRLKLSGFKSFVDPTELHIEPGLTGIVGPNGCGKSNLLEAIRWVMGENSPKSMRGGGMEDVIFAGTERRPARDFAEVTLLAERQRGDVVHLLGDTRRSEEEANDNNPLFGDSDDPELEIVRRIERDAGSAYRANGRDVRAKDVSLIFADAATGAHSPALVSQGRIAAAIAAKPTERRQMLEEAAGISGLHVRRKDAEQKLRAAETNMARLEDILADQDARAAHLQKQARAAERYKKLSEQIRTAEGRLIFARWRLAAETAKQARAEAEAAEARVSEGQAALETAQTKQNEATRALADARSAVEQARQRSSDAAHHLATLTAERDRVQARISDLQQQADRVTQDRAREDKLTHDAAAALKQLEDESEQLGKQIKQVEADLPQRKAAFDNAERAVRETEVELARASADAARIEADIRVSDAALANAQSQMADAERSAAALAEAEASLEDSEALEQQWQQAEAQCQSAEQAITKAQSDVEALTERRAELQRARQQAETDLSAARAELNGVKREHDALERDLAKRQSGSKLIDQLSADKGYERALAAALGDTLSAALADQGGDNARYWSGQASAAPDALLDGCTRLSDHVKAPAALAARLDAILVCESDNGQPLAPGQRLVTRNGALRRWDGYAARGEQSSAAERLERANRLTELKAIIAEHEAAIGAHEAALSEARTALENAQQQTRNAEAARAEAHEDHRQALRARDAADFARQRNAERLADLNERRERSASAMTNAKAALAEAEAARTALPDGAAQKQRLAEMEQQSETMRTALQKAQAELAASDQQAAQTRERLAVIKAEIRGWQARSGEADQRLQQLTQRESEIAAEQKRIAEQPEKLAKGIAQAEQSRAEIDATLSRNIATLNSAEAAVTEAETTSRDVGEALAQAREGRAAARTQAENADMRRVEMGRISGERFSCSPPLLPETCDFDEDDVGDSDAESAGLDRLTASRERIGPVNLVAADELEELALETASAREEHDELITAIAELRGSIGSLNREGRARLRAAFEEVDNHFQRLFVRLFNGGKAHLAMIDSDDPLEAGLEIMAQPPGKKLASLTLLSGGEQALTAVALIFALFLTNPAPICVLDEVDAPLDDANIDRFCDLLDQMTRETDTRYLIVTHNAVTMSRMHRLFGVTMIEKGISRLVSVDLGGAEELLAAE, encoded by the coding sequence ATGCTGATCAAACGCCTGAAACTCTCCGGCTTTAAGAGCTTTGTCGACCCGACCGAATTGCATATCGAGCCGGGGCTGACCGGCATTGTCGGGCCCAATGGTTGCGGCAAGTCCAATTTGCTGGAGGCCATCCGCTGGGTGATGGGCGAAAACTCGCCCAAATCCATGCGCGGCGGTGGCATGGAAGATGTGATCTTCGCCGGAACCGAACGCCGCCCGGCACGCGACTTTGCCGAGGTGACATTGCTCGCTGAACGCCAGCGCGGTGATGTGGTGCATTTGCTGGGCGACACGAGGCGCAGCGAAGAGGAAGCCAACGACAATAACCCGCTGTTCGGCGATAGCGATGACCCCGAGCTGGAGATTGTCCGCCGCATCGAGCGCGATGCCGGTTCCGCCTATCGCGCCAATGGCCGCGATGTGCGCGCCAAGGATGTTTCGCTGATCTTCGCCGATGCCGCCACCGGGGCACATTCTCCGGCGCTGGTGAGTCAGGGGCGGATCGCTGCTGCTATCGCCGCCAAGCCCACCGAGCGCCGCCAGATGCTGGAGGAAGCGGCGGGCATTTCAGGGCTGCATGTCCGGCGCAAGGATGCCGAGCAGAAGCTGCGGGCCGCTGAAACCAATATGGCACGGTTGGAGGATATTCTCGCTGATCAGGACGCCCGCGCAGCGCATCTGCAGAAACAGGCGCGTGCGGCGGAGCGTTACAAGAAGCTCTCCGAGCAAATCCGCACCGCCGAGGGGCGGCTGATCTTTGCGCGCTGGCGCTTGGCGGCAGAGACCGCGAAACAGGCGCGTGCCGAAGCCGAAGCTGCAGAGGCGCGCGTTTCCGAGGGGCAGGCAGCGCTCGAAACGGCGCAGACCAAACAGAATGAAGCCACCCGCGCGCTCGCCGATGCCCGCTCGGCTGTCGAACAGGCACGCCAGCGCAGCAGTGATGCGGCGCATCATCTGGCGACGCTGACCGCAGAACGCGACCGGGTTCAGGCGCGCATATCCGACCTGCAGCAACAGGCCGACCGCGTAACGCAGGATCGTGCGCGTGAGGATAAGCTGACCCATGATGCTGCTGCTGCGCTGAAACAGCTTGAGGATGAATCGGAGCAGCTTGGGAAACAAATCAAGCAGGTTGAGGCCGATCTGCCGCAACGCAAAGCCGCGTTTGATAATGCCGAGCGCGCGGTGCGCGAAACCGAGGTCGAACTGGCCCGGGCCAGCGCCGATGCCGCACGGATCGAAGCGGATATCCGCGTTTCTGATGCAGCGCTGGCCAATGCGCAATCGCAAATGGCCGATGCCGAGCGCTCCGCCGCCGCACTGGCTGAAGCTGAGGCTTCTCTGGAAGATAGCGAGGCGCTGGAACAGCAATGGCAACAGGCCGAAGCGCAATGCCAGAGCGCCGAACAGGCAATCACCAAAGCGCAGTCCGATGTTGAGGCGCTGACCGAGCGGCGCGCCGAACTGCAACGCGCACGGCAACAGGCCGAGACCGATCTGTCCGCCGCGCGCGCCGAGCTGAACGGCGTCAAGCGCGAGCATGATGCGCTGGAGCGCGATCTCGCCAAAAGGCAGAGTGGCAGTAAGCTGATCGATCAGTTAAGTGCCGATAAGGGCTATGAGCGTGCTCTGGCGGCGGCTTTGGGGGATACGCTAAGCGCGGCGCTGGCGGATCAGGGCGGCGATAATGCGCGCTATTGGTCCGGTCAGGCTAGCGCTGCACCCGATGCCTTGCTCGATGGCTGCACCCGGCTTTCTGACCATGTGAAGGCCCCGGCGGCGCTGGCGGCGCGGTTGGATGCGATACTGGTGTGCGAAAGTGACAATGGTCAACCACTGGCACCAGGGCAAAGGCTGGTGACACGCAATGGGGCGCTGCGCCGCTGGGATGGCTATGCCGCGCGCGGCGAGCAATCAAGCGCGGCGGAAAGGCTCGAGCGCGCCAATCGCCTGACCGAGTTGAAAGCCATTATTGCCGAGCATGAGGCGGCCATTGGCGCGCATGAAGCGGCCCTGTCAGAAGCCCGTACCGCCCTGGAAAACGCGCAGCAACAGACGCGAAATGCCGAGGCGGCGCGGGCAGAGGCGCATGAAGACCATCGCCAGGCGTTGCGTGCCCGTGATGCAGCGGACTTTGCCCGGCAGCGCAATGCCGAGCGGCTGGCCGATCTCAACGAACGGCGCGAGCGCAGCGCCAGCGCCATGACCAATGCCAAGGCTGCGCTGGCCGAGGCGGAAGCGGCGCGCACCGCTCTGCCCGATGGTGCAGCGCAAAAGCAGCGACTTGCCGAAATGGAGCAGCAGAGCGAAACGATGCGCACCGCGCTGCAAAAGGCGCAAGCCGAGCTGGCAGCAAGCGATCAACAGGCAGCGCAAACCCGCGAGCGGCTGGCGGTAATCAAGGCCGAAATACGCGGCTGGCAGGCGCGTTCGGGTGAGGCTGACCAACGCTTGCAGCAACTCACCCAGCGCGAGAGCGAAATCGCCGCCGAGCAGAAACGTATTGCCGAGCAACCGGAAAAACTGGCTAAGGGTATAGCACAGGCCGAGCAAAGCCGTGCCGAGATTGACGCTACACTGAGCCGTAATATCGCGACGCTGAACAGTGCTGAAGCCGCCGTCACCGAGGCCGAGACCACCAGCCGCGATGTCGGCGAGGCGCTGGCACAGGCGCGTGAAGGCCGCGCTGCCGCGCGCACCCAGGCGGAAAATGCCGATATGCGCCGGGTCGAAATGGGCCGCATTTCGGGCGAGCGTTTTTCCTGCTCGCCGCCGCTGCTGCCCGAGACCTGCGATTTTGACGAGGATGATGTTGGCGATAGTGATGCTGAATCCGCCGGGCTTGATCGCTTGACAGCGTCGCGCGAGCGTATCGGCCCAGTCAATCTGGTGGCCGCCGATGAGCTGGAGGAACTGGCGCTGGAAACCGCCAGTGCGCGCGAGGAGCATGATGAGCTGATCACCGCAATTGCCGAGCTGCGTGGCTCAATCGGCAGTCTCAACCGCGAAGGCCGCGCCCGATTGCGCGCCGCATTTGAGGAGGTTGATAACCACTTCCAGCGGCTGTTCGTGCGGCTGTTCAATGGCGGCAAGGCACATCTGGCGATGATCGACAGCGATGATCCGCTTGAGGCAGGCCTCGAAATCATGGCGCAGCCACCGGGCAAGAAACTCGCCTCGCTCACCCTGCTGTCCGGCGGCGAACAGGCGCTGACCGCCGTGGCGCTGATCTTCGCGCTGTTCCTGACAAACCCGGCGCCAATCTGCGTCCTCGACGAGGTTGATGCGCCACTGGATGACGCCAATATTGACCGCTTTTGCGACCTTCTCGACCAGATGACCCGCGAGACCGATACCCGCTATCTGATCGTCACCCACAATGCTGTGACGATGAGCCGGATGCACCGGCTGTTCGGCGTGACGATGATCGAAAAGGGGATCAGCCGCCTGGTTTCGGTCGATCTGGGCGGCGCCGAGGAATTACTCGCGGCGGAGTGA
- a CDS encoding DsbA family protein, whose amino-acid sequence MRLSAILLSATAALALAACSSENDDATAAGEEPTAEALPIIQPPEGQKWSDVVSKTEAGGYVMGNPDAPIKLVEFGSLTCGACGNFSAQAFEPLRDEYVASGRVSFEMRNFVRDPIDLTMAMLTQCGTQASFFPLTEQIFANQGQVLQAAQQLDPAIGQLPPEQRFTAIAQGLELTQFFAQRGISQNQANACLADTDKAQALADQTQAAGEDFNITGTPSFLINNQLVNFNTWPEIETRIQNMGARDQ is encoded by the coding sequence ATGCGCCTTTCCGCAATTCTCCTGTCTGCAACCGCCGCACTGGCGCTGGCTGCCTGTTCATCGGAAAATGACGATGCCACCGCTGCCGGCGAAGAACCCACCGCCGAAGCCCTGCCCATCATCCAACCGCCCGAAGGCCAGAAATGGAGCGATGTCGTCAGCAAGACCGAGGCGGGCGGCTATGTCATGGGTAACCCCGACGCGCCAATCAAGCTGGTCGAATTTGGCTCGCTGACCTGTGGTGCGTGTGGCAATTTCTCCGCCCAGGCGTTTGAGCCGCTACGCGATGAATATGTCGCCTCGGGCCGCGTTTCTTTTGAGATGCGCAACTTTGTCCGCGACCCCATTGATCTCACCATGGCGATGCTGACCCAATGCGGCACCCAAGCCAGCTTTTTCCCGCTGACCGAACAGATCTTCGCCAATCAGGGTCAGGTGCTGCAGGCAGCGCAACAGCTTGACCCGGCCATCGGCCAGCTGCCACCAGAACAGCGTTTCACCGCGATTGCGCAGGGGCTGGAGCTCACCCAGTTCTTCGCCCAGCGCGGCATTTCGCAGAATCAAGCCAATGCCTGTCTCGCCGATACCGATAAGGCACAGGCGCTGGCGGATCAGACCCAGGCAGCGGGTGAGGATTTCAATATCACCGGAACCCCGAGTTTCCTGATCAACAATCAATTGGTCAACTTCAACACCTGGCCCGAAATTGAAACCCGCATCCAGAATATGGGCGCACGCGATCAATAA
- the ubiA gene encoding 4-hydroxybenzoate octaprenyltransferase produces the protein MSSESSLKDLTPDSEHSGLMGLLPSSARPFALLARLDRPIGWWLLFWPCAFGVALIGDLRSDWPLLLWFLLGSIAMRGAGCVYNDIVDRDLDAQVARTRSRPLPSGAVSLRAAWIWLIMLCLIGLVVLLQLPLLAQGIALASLALVAAYPFMKRITWWPQAWLGMVFSWGALVAGATVSNELSLMALALYGGCIFWVIGYDTIYALQDIEDDALVGIRSSARAMGGSVRFGVLLCYLAAIGLWCTAFWIKRPDPVGLIALLPVSVHLLWQIITLKPVDPADPLTKFRSNRNAGLLMFLACATLGLAG, from the coding sequence ATGTCCAGCGAAAGCAGCTTAAAAGATTTAACGCCTGACAGCGAGCATAGCGGGTTGATGGGCCTGCTGCCCTCTTCGGCACGGCCCTTTGCGCTATTGGCGCGCTTGGACCGCCCGATTGGCTGGTGGCTGTTGTTCTGGCCTTGTGCCTTTGGCGTCGCACTGATCGGCGATTTGCGCAGTGATTGGCCGTTGTTGTTATGGTTCCTTCTCGGCAGCATCGCGATGCGCGGTGCGGGATGTGTCTATAATGATATTGTCGATCGCGACCTCGATGCCCAGGTGGCGCGCACGCGCAGCCGCCCCTTGCCCAGCGGCGCGGTCAGCTTGCGCGCGGCATGGATATGGCTGATCATGCTGTGCCTGATCGGATTGGTGGTGCTGCTGCAACTGCCGCTGCTGGCGCAGGGCATTGCGCTGGCCAGTCTGGCACTGGTCGCCGCCTATCCATTTATGAAGCGCATCACCTGGTGGCCGCAGGCCTGGCTTGGCATGGTGTTTAGCTGGGGCGCGCTGGTTGCGGGGGCGACGGTCAGTAACGAGCTGTCGCTTATGGCGCTGGCGCTTTATGGCGGCTGTATCTTCTGGGTCATCGGTTATGACACCATCTATGCGCTGCAGGATATCGAGGACGATGCGCTGGTCGGCATCCGTTCCAGCGCCCGCGCTATGGGCGGATCGGTGCGGTTCGGGGTGTTGCTCTGCTATCTTGCCGCCATAGGTCTATGGTGCACCGCCTTTTGGATCAAACGGCCTGATCCGGTCGGCCTGATCGCCTTGCTGCCGGTCAGTGTGCATCTTTTGTGGCAGATTATTACCCTGAAACCCGTTGACCCCGCCGACCCGCTCACCAAATTCCGCTCCAACCGCAATGCCGGGCTGTTGATGTTCCTCGCCTGCGCGACCTTGGGGCTGGCGGGCTAA
- the soxR gene encoding redox-sensitive transcriptional activator SoxR translates to MPLKAQLTIGDLARRTGLSISAIRFYEEKGLVHPVRSAGGQRRFLRADIRRLSFILIAQQLGLSLSEIANALSLLPKDQAPTKKDWSFIAGKVRGLIDEKIAVLERTRARLDGCIGCGCLSLQQCALYNPDDRVGQQGTGPRLVLHNETDQ, encoded by the coding sequence ATGCCGCTGAAAGCCCAGCTTACTATTGGTGATTTGGCCCGGCGCACCGGTCTCAGCATCTCGGCAATTCGTTTCTATGAGGAGAAAGGGCTTGTGCATCCGGTGCGCAGCGCCGGTGGCCAAAGGCGCTTCCTGCGTGCCGATATTCGCCGTCTGTCCTTCATCCTGATCGCCCAGCAATTGGGTCTCAGCCTTTCGGAAATTGCCAATGCACTGTCGCTATTGCCCAAGGATCAGGCGCCGACAAAAAAGGACTGGTCGTTTATCGCAGGAAAAGTACGCGGCTTGATCGACGAGAAGATTGCCGTGCTCGAACGTACCCGTGCGCGGCTGGATGGCTGTATCGGTTGTGGTTGTCTCTCGCTGCAACAATGCGCGCTCTACAATCCCGATGACCGCGTTGGGCAACAGGGCACCGGCCCGCGTCTGGTGCTTCATAACGAAACGGACCAATAA
- the yghU gene encoding glutathione-dependent disulfide-bond oxidoreductase → MSEAEYIPPKIWTWDSESGGRFASINRPIAGATHDKELPVGKHPYQLYSLGTPNGVKATVMLEELLAAGHKGAEYDAWLINIQEGDQFGSDFVAINPNSKIPAMMDRTGDAPVRVFESASILFHLAEKFGTFLPASGPLRTEVMNWVFWQMGSAPYLGGGFGHFYAYAPSKMEYPINRFAMEAKRQMDVLDRQLADNEFIAGDEYTIADIAIFPWYGALAMGLLYGAGEFLQVESYENVQRWCKLLNARPAVKRGKMVNRPFGDPSEQLLERHDASDFDLRTQDKIGGESPEAV, encoded by the coding sequence ATGTCTGAAGCCGAATATATCCCGCCGAAAATCTGGACCTGGGACAGTGAGAGTGGCGGGCGATTTGCCAGCATCAACCGGCCTATTGCGGGCGCGACGCATGACAAGGAACTGCCGGTCGGCAAGCACCCCTATCAGCTCTATTCGCTCGGCACACCCAATGGCGTCAAAGCCACGGTCATGCTCGAAGAACTGCTCGCCGCAGGCCATAAAGGCGCGGAATATGATGCCTGGCTGATCAATATTCAGGAAGGCGACCAGTTTGGCAGCGACTTTGTCGCCATCAACCCCAACAGCAAAATCCCGGCGATGATGGACCGCACAGGTGATGCGCCGGTGCGGGTGTTTGAGTCGGCCTCGATCCTGTTTCATCTGGCGGAGAAATTCGGCACATTCCTGCCCGCCTCCGGCCCGCTGCGCACCGAGGTGATGAACTGGGTGTTCTGGCAAATGGGCAGCGCGCCCTATCTCGGCGGCGGCTTTGGCCATTTCTATGCCTATGCGCCGAGCAAGATGGAATATCCGATCAACCGCTTCGCGATGGAAGCGAAGCGGCAAATGGATGTGCTCGACCGGCAACTGGCCGATAATGAATTTATCGCAGGCGATGAATATACCATCGCCGATATCGCCATCTTCCCCTGGTATGGCGCGCTCGCTATGGGCTTGCTCTACGGCGCGGGTGAGTTTCTCCAGGTGGAAAGCTATGAGAATGTCCAGCGCTGGTGCAAATTGCTCAACGCACGCCCGGCGGTAAAACGCGGCAAGATGGTCAACCGGCCCTTTGGTGATCCGTCCGAACAATTGCTCGAGCGCCATGATGCCAGCGACTTTGACCTGCGCACACAGGACAAGATTGGCGGGGAGAGCCCGGAGGCGGTTTAA
- a CDS encoding 16S rRNA (uracil(1498)-N(3))-methyltransferase, whose protein sequence is MPATPAWPPKSVPRLYVPDRDLEVGSEMVLDDQHGHYLANVMRLRVDAQVMLFDNETGEYLASITEVKKSAVTIIIEEWMRERESVPDLWLCAAPIKKDRWHFMAEKACELGIDRFCPVRTERTISDRIRMDKLEAHMIEAAEQCERTALPSIAEIQDLPDMLAQWPEGRHIFFADERLFERGQGSFRKALVDHPGPAAILIGPEGGFTDKENLMIRQHAQSVAVSLGPRILRAETAALAAISLWMSGRGDWTPES, encoded by the coding sequence ATGCCCGCAACACCCGCCTGGCCCCCCAAATCCGTGCCGCGCCTCTATGTTCCTGATCGCGACCTGGAGGTTGGCAGCGAGATGGTCCTTGATGACCAGCATGGCCATTATCTCGCCAATGTCATGCGGCTTCGCGTTGATGCCCAGGTGATGCTGTTCGATAATGAAACCGGCGAGTATCTGGCGAGCATCACCGAAGTAAAAAAAAGCGCCGTTACGATTATCATCGAAGAATGGATGCGCGAGCGCGAAAGTGTTCCTGATCTCTGGCTCTGCGCGGCGCCGATCAAGAAAGATCGCTGGCACTTTATGGCGGAAAAGGCGTGCGAGCTAGGCATAGACCGCTTTTGCCCGGTGCGTACCGAGCGCACCATCAGCGACCGTATCCGTATGGACAAACTGGAAGCGCATATGATCGAGGCGGCGGAGCAATGCGAACGCACCGCTCTGCCTTCAATTGCAGAGATACAGGACCTGCCTGACATGCTGGCGCAATGGCCAGAGGGGCGGCATATCTTCTTTGCCGACGAGCGCCTGTTCGAGCGCGGCCAAGGCTCATTTCGCAAAGCTCTGGTCGATCACCCCGGACCGGCGGCGATCCTTATCGGGCCGGAGGGCGGCTTTACCGATAAGGAAAATCTGATGATCCGCCAACATGCGCAATCGGTGGCAGTATCGCTCGGCCCGCGCATCCTGCGTGCCGAAACAGCGGCATTGGCGGCGATCAGCCTGTGGATGTCCGGTCGCGGCGACTGGACGCCGGAAAGCTAG
- a CDS encoding VOC family protein produces MTEAITARIEHVNITVTNPKRSADLFCALFGWHIRWEGPSMLGGHTLHVGDADDYIAVYSNDDVRSKKPHFAKGKPMNHIGIVVDDLDAVEQKVIAAGLEPFSHGDYDPGRRFYFFDWDGIEFEIVSYS; encoded by the coding sequence ATGACCGAGGCAATCACAGCTAGGATAGAACATGTGAACATTACAGTGACCAACCCCAAGCGATCGGCCGATCTCTTCTGCGCGCTTTTCGGTTGGCATATCCGGTGGGAGGGCCCATCAATGCTGGGTGGCCATACGCTGCATGTCGGCGATGCGGATGACTATATCGCAGTCTATTCCAATGACGATGTGCGCAGCAAAAAGCCGCACTTTGCTAAAGGCAAGCCGATGAACCATATTGGCATTGTGGTCGATGATCTGGATGCGGTGGAGCAGAAGGTTATCGCAGCCGGGCTGGAGCCCTTCTCACATGGCGATTATGACCCCGGACGGCGCTTCTATTTCTTCGATTGGGACGGGATAGAGTTTGAAATTGTGAGCTATTCCTGA